Below is a window of Flammeovirga kamogawensis DNA.
TGTTCCTAATAAAAGCCATACTTTAATTTTGTACATATAATTAATCTTATGTTAAATAGAAATCATATAAAACTACCCTAGTTTATACTTCTATAATAGTAACTGTAAATCAGTTGCTAAGAATGGTATATATTAGACCTACTTATCTTATCTATATTCTTTAGGTGTTATCCCTGTGTGTTTCTTGAAAAATTTGGTAAAGTTAGTAAACTCATCAAACCCCATTTTAAAAGCAACCTCTTTGAGTGGAAGAGAAGAAATTAACAGCGTTCTTTTTATTTCAAGCAAGACATATTCATCTATAAATGATTTTGCTGTATTTGAAGTGAAATTTTTTACAATATAATTCAAATGCTTTGAAGAAATAGATAGCATTTCAGCATAGTCTTTCACATTTCGAGTCTTTGAATAGTCTTTATTGACAAGTTCTCTAAAGTCAGAAAATAAAAGATATTGTTTTTTATTTTCTTTAATTAAGTTGAAAGCATGTACATCACGTTCCAGACGTAGTAAGAAAAGCTCTAAAATTTTGGCAATAATATCTAATTTTAAATAAGAATTTTCTTCTTTAAACTCTTTGGTGATTTGTGTAATAAAAAGGTCATTAAATGATACATCTTTAACTACAGGAAAAGATAAGTGATAATTGTAAAAATGAGAAATGGCATAAATGGATGAGGTTGAAAAATACTTTAACAGAAAATCCTCTGTAAAAACTATACAATAACCATCATAATGCAGCTTCTCTGTAAAAGCATGAATTTGTCCTTTTGCAATTTTTAAAACACTTCCTTTTTTAAGTTTATATTCATTGAGGTCTACCTGATGAGTCCCATACCCTTCGGTAATTACAAACAGATTAAAAAACTGAATCCGATGTAACTTCTTGGGGTTATGTCCGATAGTGTTTTTTAATCTTTCAAACAGTGTAGAAAAAGGGATAATTTCAAATCCATTCTCAAACGTATCTGTTTTAAATGATATGTTGGGTATTTTTTCCAAAAGCAATTCTTTAAAACTCAATATTAAAAAAAATATTGAAACTCACTTACTTTTTGGATACACTGCATTAAAAAAATAATTGTTTCTACTAAAAATAGTTTAAAATAAAAAAGGAAAGCTCAATAAGCTCTCCTTTTACTTTTCATTATTCTAAGTACTTTTAAAGTACTTACTTTACCTAATACTAACTATTTACTTACGTTCTACGATCAAACTTTACTTTTATTACTTAATATCCTGTCTACATTTATGCAAAAGACACTACCCAATTGCATAAATTATAAGTCAATCAATCTTTATTATTTTATAGTATTACTTTCTGTATTCGTTACTTTTTTTCTAACTTTTACTACTAGAAAATAATGGGCTATTAAATATGTCAATTGAATGAGCTTCTTCATAATTATTGTTTTTGTTACTTACGCAATAAAGACAGCTACTCTTAAATAGTAGACACTCCTATTTAAATCTATTTAGAATTAAATTTTAGCATATCTAATTTTGATAATATTTATATGAAATGTTTAATTGCAAATTGCAACTAAAAATAGGTAAGCATGAACTTAAAATTTGATTATAAACTATTATCTTAATTGTACTTTTCTACTAACTTTTTTTGTCCCTGAAGTAAGAACAATAATATAACTTCCTTCTGATAAAGAGTGTGTTATTGTAGATAAGCCATTAATACTAGCTGTTTTTAAACGTTTCCCTTCAAAATTATATATGTCTATTTTATCAAAAAAATTATCAATAAGGTGAATTTTCCCCGCTTCAACACCAATTTTTAATTTATTTCTATCATTTGTCAATTGTAATGGTGTATCAGATTCTAAGCGTACAGAAAACCTATCATTATAAGTACCTCTACTTAAAGAGAATGTAGCACTATCTGTAGATAAATTGTATCGTTGATTATTCTTATTATCATATAAGTAAAGTTGTAAGCTATCTAAATGTGCAGTACTGTCTAAAGCAAAAGTGATGTTCTGATCTGTACTCGTTTGTACACCTAACATTATTTCTTTATAACTAATAGCAGCAGCATCTAAACCTTGTATAACATAATCCTCAGTATCATTCGTGATTTTAGAATAGAAAGAAAAACCTTGATTCCCTTTTAATTTCTTGATGTCATACCCTCTATCATACCTGTCTTCAGCATCATCTAAAAATGCAATAAGCAGTTGGTTATATTCATTACGTTCTGTTGTAGCACTTAAATAAAATTTGGCTATATCTGTAGTCGATCTTTGAGGTGTTTCTCCCTGCATTTCTGGAGTAAACACTACTTCTCCATCAGAGTTTGCACCTACAAAAAAACCTTCAGCAACATTTACTGTTCCTGTACGGTTATAATATTTTACACCTCCATGTACATAACCAAGTTCTGGATGCCATGTTGCATAATCTCCATTTACAAAATTAATTGAAGCCAATGAATCTTGCTCCCAAAAATAAAGTGCATTAGTTGTTATATTAGTTCCTCTCGGACCATTTTCAATCAAAAATTGTTCTCCATCTATAGGTGAAATGTAAGGGTTTCCGATTAGATTAAAATCTATGGTAGGTTCATTTTCTACAGTTGTGTATAAAACTCCTGTATTAGGAATACCTCTAATACCTTTTGATGTAAAACTATGTGATGAGTACCCCTTGCCTACTTCCATTAAATTAGAAAAAGGAATCCATCGTATATCGTCTAAATTATAACTAGAAGTAATAGAAACTCTCGGTTCAAAATAAGTTCTATTACTACCCCAATTAAAAACTAACGATGTAAATGGCGTAGACCAATGCTGATAATTTTTTGAAAGTCCATTGCCATGTATTTGATAATCTACATATCCCGTTCCTGTTGCTTTATGACTCCCTTTTAAACAAATAAACTGATCTGAATTTAATGTAATTGTACCATTTATAATCAAATGTTCTTGGATAGATAAAGCTCCGGTTGGAGTAAAAGTTAAAGCACTACCAGAGCTCAAATGTAGATTTTTTGCAGAAAATGTAGAGTCAATAACTAGATTTAGTTGCTTTCCAATTACTGCATTTTTTTGGTTTGTAGGTGATCCATTAGACCATGAATTACCATTAAATAAGGTATATATGTCTGATACCTGCCAGCTCGAAGTTGACATATTGACCAGTGTACCAATTTTACGGTTATTGGTATGATCAAAAAGATTTGTACCTGAGCCATTATTAAAATTATAATAACTTACAAGGTTACGTTCTGAACCACTGCTCTCAGAAAACATATTACTTATAATATCTAATTCTGATCGTTCAACAGACCAGAATTTCAGTTCATCAATTTTGCCATTAAAGAAATGTATCTTAGTTGTTGAACTCGATTCACAACCAATAAACATAGGCAAAGCACCAATTCGAATAGTACCACCGGTTTTCCCTCTATCATGTGTATCAACATTTTCTCCATCAACATACAATTTGAGTTTTAAACCGTTCCATGTAAGTGCAATATGATGCCACCCATCAAAAATTGTTGGCAGTCTATAAGTTACTTTTCTGTATTTTTTATCTACATCATCAAAAATTTCACCTTCTATTTCTGTTCCATTTAATAGAATTGCAACACCACTATATTCAGTAGAACTTAAAATTTTCTGTACACTCGAACGCCTCCAATTATTCGCGTTCACCCATGTTTCTATAGTAAATGCAGACCTGTTTGGAAAGAAGTCAGTATCATAACCAGGCATTTCAACATAGTCATCCATACCGTCAAAATACAATGCATTTCCAGGTTCATCATTCTCAAATTGAATCACTATATCATTAGTAGTGGCATTAACGACATGACCATTTATCTCTCCTGAGAACGCATCATTACTAAATGACAAAGATAAATTTGATATTTTATCAGAGATATTATGATAACGAGCAGTGCCATCTAAAGTAAATGTTATAGTTGAATCATTTATTAGAAAAACTTCTTCAGACAACCCTTCTGGTATATGACTAAATGTAATTTTATTGGCAGTTATAACATCACTTGTAAAAGTATCTTTTGATAAACTAATGGTAAGAGTATTACTAATTCGACCATTATTGAATGCATTTTCTGTAAATGTTTTACCACTAAAAGTAATGATTGGGTTATGAAAATCTATCTGAACATTTGACAACGTATATCCGTCTACTTCAGAAGCATTCCCTCCACCAAATGCCGCATCTAAAAATGCAACTTCAATTGTATTGATACTATTACTTTCTGCATGTTCTGTTGCTGCCCCTATTAAAGTTAATTCTACAGTCGATGCATTTTTTAATACAGCTAACCCTGTAATTCCATCTGGTAAATTTGAGATTGACAGCTTATTTGTTGCGATAAAATTTTCATTGATCTGTCCGGTAAATTGATCTCCAAGTAAAGAAATTGTCATTTTACCACCAATAGTCCCATTGTTTGACTCAATAAATCGATTGCTGCTATAACTCAGGCTTGGATTTTGGAAAACAAAACCAATGTCCGACCTGGAATAATTAATTACTCGGTCTGCCTGACCATCTGTAAATGCTGTATTTTGAAATTGGAATGTTACATCATTTCTATTATCTGATGCTCTATGTGCTGTAGCATTTCCATTGTAAGAAATTAATAATTCTGTATCTGATTGCTTTATTGCTTGTACACCTAATCCACTTGGTAAATTTCCAACAGTTAGTTTTTCTTCTTGAATGAAATTTTCTCCATCTACCCCCGTAAAAGTACTTCCTGTTAAGCTAATCGTAAATGTTTCAGTAATTGCTCCATTATTATCACTTGCTTCTGAAAACAGAGAATCTGAATACGATAGCACTCCAGTGGGACACACAAAAGATTCTCCAAAGATAATATCCAGATCAATTCCTGCATGATTTACACTTCCATCAGAAACAAATTCTAATGTATACGTAACGCCAATCTCTCCCGTAAATAATGATGTATTTGTGGCTTGAATACCACAAAAGGTATTTTGTATTGTTCCTCCAGTACCTACGCCTTTAAATATAGTAAGCCTATCGTAGCTACATCCTGGTCCTGTTTCAATATCATAAGTACCACTAATAATTGTTTGTTTTCCTGTCTGACCAATAAGCACTATTGTTCCTGCATCATTCCCTTGGTAATTTCCATCACTACCTCCAGAATCATATATTTTTACATTACAATCTTGATTTACTGTTTGTGAGTTTGCGACATCAAAAACAACTTGAGATTGTTGCGCAAAACAAGGAATACTTAGTAAGCCAAAAAAGAAAATTATATAGTGTTTATTTATCTTGATCATTAATACGAGTAAAGAAAATCAACTTTTGCTTTAAAACTATTTAGCCTATACTTAAAACACTATTTATGGATTACATAGCGCAGAATCCATAAATAGTATCTTCCTTTCTTTATTCAATACATTAAAAAGTGCATTACTGCTTATTCTTTTATTATTTTCTTCCGTAGGACAGTGTTATCAGTAAGTATCTCTACAAAATAAACCCCACTTCTTAAATTGTCTGTAAAAGTGATTGTTTTGTCATTTAATGTAAAGTTACCATTGATATCTCTACCGTTGATATCTCTTATTTTTATTTCATCTATAACAAAATCAGTTTGCACATTTAATT
It encodes the following:
- a CDS encoding helix-turn-helix domain-containing protein: MSFKELLLEKIPNISFKTDTFENGFEIIPFSTLFERLKNTIGHNPKKLHRIQFFNLFVITEGYGTHQVDLNEYKLKKGSVLKIAKGQIHAFTEKLHYDGYCIVFTEDFLLKYFSTSSIYAISHFYNYHLSFPVVKDVSFNDLFITQITKEFKEENSYLKLDIIAKILELFLLRLERDVHAFNLIKENKKQYLLFSDFRELVNKDYSKTRNVKDYAEMLSISSKHLNYIVKNFTSNTAKSFIDEYVLLEIKRTLLISSLPLKEVAFKMGFDEFTNFTKFFKKHTGITPKEYR
- a CDS encoding LamG-like jellyroll fold domain-containing protein, with amino-acid sequence MIKINKHYIIFFFGLLSIPCFAQQSQVVFDVANSQTVNQDCNVKIYDSGGSDGNYQGNDAGTIVLIGQTGKQTIISGTYDIETGPGCSYDRLTIFKGVGTGGTIQNTFCGIQATNTSLFTGEIGVTYTLEFVSDGSVNHAGIDLDIIFGESFVCPTGVLSYSDSLFSEASDNNGAITETFTISLTGSTFTGVDGENFIQEEKLTVGNLPSGLGVQAIKQSDTELLISYNGNATAHRASDNRNDVTFQFQNTAFTDGQADRVINYSRSDIGFVFQNPSLSYSSNRFIESNNGTIGGKMTISLLGDQFTGQINENFIATNKLSISNLPDGITGLAVLKNASTVELTLIGAATEHAESNSINTIEVAFLDAAFGGGNASEVDGYTLSNVQIDFHNPIITFSGKTFTENAFNNGRISNTLTISLSKDTFTSDVITANKITFSHIPEGLSEEVFLINDSTITFTLDGTARYHNISDKISNLSLSFSNDAFSGEINGHVVNATTNDIVIQFENDEPGNALYFDGMDDYVEMPGYDTDFFPNRSAFTIETWVNANNWRRSSVQKILSSTEYSGVAILLNGTEIEGEIFDDVDKKYRKVTYRLPTIFDGWHHIALTWNGLKLKLYVDGENVDTHDRGKTGGTIRIGALPMFIGCESSSTTKIHFFNGKIDELKFWSVERSELDIISNMFSESSGSERNLVSYYNFNNGSGTNLFDHTNNRKIGTLVNMSTSSWQVSDIYTLFNGNSWSNGSPTNQKNAVIGKQLNLVIDSTFSAKNLHLSSGSALTFTPTGALSIQEHLIINGTITLNSDQFICLKGSHKATGTGYVDYQIHGNGLSKNYQHWSTPFTSLVFNWGSNRTYFEPRVSITSSYNLDDIRWIPFSNLMEVGKGYSSHSFTSKGIRGIPNTGVLYTTVENEPTIDFNLIGNPYISPIDGEQFLIENGPRGTNITTNALYFWEQDSLASINFVNGDYATWHPELGYVHGGVKYYNRTGTVNVAEGFFVGANSDGEVVFTPEMQGETPQRSTTDIAKFYLSATTERNEYNQLLIAFLDDAEDRYDRGYDIKKLKGNQGFSFYSKITNDTEDYVIQGLDAAAISYKEIMLGVQTSTDQNITFALDSTAHLDSLQLYLYDNKNNQRYNLSTDSATFSLSRGTYNDRFSVRLESDTPLQLTNDRNKLKIGVEAGKIHLIDNFFDKIDIYNFEGKRLKTASINGLSTITHSLSEGSYIIVLTSGTKKVSRKVQLR